From one Nocardioides scoriae genomic stretch:
- a CDS encoding DUF6286 domain-containing protein, with translation MTQSVTQSATQSGGPGQSGTEPAARPGADGAMQAAKPPVGVGASPLVAQLVALALIALGVVGIQALLSTTGAIAQAPWITSALDAVDGTASDAPVVLVVAVVAIVLGLLVLPIAFKRRPRKSLELAAHTGVRLRTRDLARIASTAVEGADGVTDVKVTATRRKLRVVATSVAAKDRNGAVVDDIGRRLAPTLEALESRPKLAVSVRNEGVS, from the coding sequence ATGACCCAGTCCGTGACCCAGTCCGCGACCCAGTCCGGTGGTCCCGGGCAGTCCGGTACCGAGCCGGCGGCCCGTCCCGGCGCGGACGGCGCCATGCAGGCGGCCAAGCCGCCGGTCGGCGTCGGCGCCTCGCCGCTGGTCGCCCAGCTGGTCGCCCTGGCCCTGATCGCGCTCGGGGTGGTCGGGATCCAGGCGCTGCTCAGCACCACCGGAGCGATCGCGCAGGCTCCCTGGATCACCAGCGCGCTCGACGCCGTCGACGGCACCGCCTCCGACGCCCCCGTCGTGCTCGTGGTGGCCGTCGTGGCCATCGTGCTGGGCCTGCTGGTGCTGCCGATCGCCTTCAAGCGGCGGCCGCGCAAGTCCCTCGAGCTCGCCGCCCACACCGGTGTCCGGCTGCGGACCCGCGACCTGGCCCGCATCGCGAGCACCGCCGTGGAGGGCGCCGACGGCGTCACCGACGTCAAGGTCACCGCCACCCGCCGCAAGCTCCGCGTCGTGGCCACCAGCGTGGCCGCGAAGGACCGCAACGGTGCCGTCGTCGACGACATCGGCCGTCGCCTGGCCCCCACGCTGGAGGCCCTGGAGTCGCGTCCCAAGCTCGCCGTCTCGGTCCGCAACGAAGGAGTGTCATGA
- a CDS encoding Asp23/Gls24 family envelope stress response protein, whose product MADPTTPATPPEERGRTVIADRVVERIASAAAAEVEAVTDSRGGFGRLVRGKLPSAEAVVAGKTSRISVEVGAVWPTPLSVLAGRVRDHVGERVHTLAGVEVTAVDVTVADVVHSTDSARRVQ is encoded by the coding sequence GTGGCTGACCCCACGACGCCCGCCACGCCTCCCGAAGAGCGCGGCCGCACGGTCATCGCCGACCGGGTCGTGGAGCGGATCGCCTCCGCCGCCGCGGCCGAGGTCGAGGCCGTCACCGACTCGCGCGGCGGCTTCGGTCGTCTCGTGCGCGGCAAGCTGCCCTCCGCCGAGGCGGTCGTGGCCGGGAAGACCTCGCGCATCTCCGTCGAGGTCGGGGCCGTGTGGCCGACGCCGCTGAGCGTGCTGGCCGGCCGCGTCCGCGACCACGTGGGCGAGCGCGTCCACACCCTCGCGGGCGTCGAGGTCACCGCGGTCGACGTCACCGTCGCCGACGTCGTCCACAGCACCGACTCCGCACGCCGCGTCCAGTGA
- a CDS encoding Asp23/Gls24 family envelope stress response protein → MTDKSVEKTTTSNQLVGKDGRTTIADTVVSKIAGIAAREVSGVYALGGGAARAVGALRERIPGSSTNHSQGVSVEVGERQAAVDVQLVAEYGVSLADLASGIRRNVIASIERMTGLEVTEVNIEIQDVHLETEENTEDTSSEPRVK, encoded by the coding sequence ATGACCGACAAGTCCGTAGAGAAGACCACCACCTCCAACCAGCTGGTGGGCAAGGACGGCCGCACGACCATCGCCGACACCGTCGTGTCGAAGATCGCCGGCATCGCCGCCCGTGAGGTCTCCGGCGTGTACGCCCTCGGTGGCGGTGCCGCCCGCGCCGTCGGCGCGCTGCGCGAGCGCATCCCCGGCAGCAGCACCAACCACTCCCAGGGCGTCTCCGTCGAGGTCGGCGAGCGCCAGGCCGCGGTGGACGTGCAGCTCGTCGCGGAGTACGGCGTGAGCCTGGCCGACCTGGCCAGCGGCATCCGTCGCAACGTCATCGCCTCGATCGAGCGGATGACCGGCCTCGAGGTCACCGAGGTCAACATCGAGATCCAGGACGTGCACCTCGAGACCGAGGAGAACACCGAGGACACCTCGAGCGAGCCGCGGGTCAAGTGA
- a CDS encoding RNA polymerase sigma factor, with product MPDDDALAAATQQALARRAGLGDRAAYEELFRRLFPSTFRFALRMLDSDTGLAEDTVQEAWVKAWRGLPDFRGTSTFSTWLFSIVSREALEVRRRRRPVALDGELLEPILDRSTPASARPQDPAQAVLADELWHTLTLALMELPWRQRASWLLRELEGFSYDDIARVLDTTPTVVRGQLHRARRTLAIRMEQWR from the coding sequence GTGCCGGACGACGACGCCCTCGCGGCAGCGACGCAGCAGGCGCTCGCCCGCCGCGCCGGCCTGGGCGACCGCGCGGCGTACGAGGAGCTGTTCCGCCGGCTGTTCCCCTCGACGTTCCGCTTCGCCCTGCGCATGCTCGACAGCGACACCGGCCTGGCCGAGGACACCGTCCAGGAGGCGTGGGTCAAGGCCTGGCGCGGACTGCCCGACTTCCGCGGCACCTCGACCTTCTCCACGTGGCTGTTCTCGATCGTCTCCCGCGAGGCGCTCGAGGTCCGGCGCCGACGACGACCCGTCGCCCTCGACGGGGAGCTGCTCGAGCCGATCCTCGACCGGAGCACCCCCGCCTCCGCCCGCCCGCAGGACCCCGCCCAGGCCGTGCTGGCCGACGAGCTGTGGCACACGTTGACCCTCGCGCTCATGGAACTACCGTGGAGGCAACGGGCCAGCTGGTTGCTGCGCGAGCTGGAGGGCTTCTCCTACGACGACATCGCCCGGGTGCTCGACACCACCCCCACCGTGGTGCGCGGACAGCTGCACCGGGCCCGACGCACGCTCGCTATCAGGATGGAGCAGTGGCGATGA
- a CDS encoding thioredoxin family protein translates to MATIELTAENFEAQVAAHDIVLVDFWASWCGPCRQFAPTYEAASEAHPDLTFGSVNTEEQHQLAAAAQVSSIPTLMAFREGVLVFSQPGALPAPALDQLIAAVRDLDMDDVRRQLAARSDQAADQASGQSSGQSSGQAGSGA, encoded by the coding sequence ATGGCAACCATCGAGCTGACCGCCGAGAACTTCGAGGCCCAGGTCGCCGCGCACGACATCGTGCTGGTCGACTTCTGGGCGAGCTGGTGCGGCCCCTGCCGCCAGTTCGCCCCCACCTACGAGGCCGCCTCCGAGGCTCATCCCGACCTCACCTTCGGGTCCGTCAACACCGAGGAGCAGCACCAGCTCGCCGCCGCGGCGCAGGTCAGCTCCATCCCGACGCTGATGGCGTTCCGCGAGGGCGTCCTGGTCTTCTCCCAGCCCGGCGCGCTGCCCGCCCCGGCGCTCGACCAGCTGATCGCGGCCGTGCGCGACCTCGACATGGACGACGTGCGCCGCCAGCTGGCGGCCCGGTCGGACCAGGCGGCGGACCAGGCGTCCGGCCAGTCGTCCGGCCAGTCGTCCGGCCAGGCCGGCTCGGGCGCCTGA
- a CDS encoding class I SAM-dependent methyltransferase has product MDAAAWDERYAATALVWSATPNQFVERDLAGLPPGRALDLACGEGRNARWLASRGWRVTALDFSAVAVDKGRAAAEEQGVGVDWRVGDALTAPLPDDLDLVVVAYLHLPPHQRTTVVRRAVAALGAGGHLHLVGHDLSNLTDGVGGPQDATVLCTAADVLADLQGPGAVPVEVLHADRVPRTVPAADGHGPAGTAWDVLVHVRRT; this is encoded by the coding sequence ATGGACGCCGCGGCCTGGGACGAGCGGTACGCCGCGACGGCCCTGGTCTGGTCGGCGACGCCCAACCAGTTCGTCGAGCGCGACCTGGCCGGCCTGCCCCCGGGCCGGGCCCTCGACCTGGCCTGCGGCGAGGGCCGCAACGCGCGCTGGCTGGCGTCCCGCGGCTGGCGGGTCACGGCGCTCGACTTCTCCGCCGTCGCGGTCGACAAGGGCCGGGCCGCCGCCGAGGAGCAGGGCGTGGGGGTCGACTGGCGGGTCGGTGACGCCCTCACCGCTCCCCTGCCCGACGACCTCGACCTGGTCGTCGTCGCCTACCTGCACCTGCCGCCCCACCAGCGCACGACCGTGGTGCGCCGGGCCGTCGCGGCCCTGGGGGCGGGCGGCCACCTGCACCTGGTCGGCCACGACCTGAGCAACCTGACCGACGGCGTCGGCGGCCCCCAGGACGCCACGGTGCTGTGCACCGCGGCGGACGTGCTGGCCGACCTGCAGGGACCGGGCGCGGTCCCGGTCGAGGTGCTCCACGCCGACCGGGTGCCGCGCACCGTCCCCGCGGCCGACGGCCACGGGCCGGCCGGCACCGCGTGGGACGTGCTCGTCCACGTGCGCCGGACCTGA
- a CDS encoding PepSY-associated TM helix domain-containing protein has product MSVSTRPALPTPPGPHGPSRDRPPRPQRGGGGWFRAVWRWHFYASFVVLPVLLVLAVTGLVYLFRFQLEPALHPDLMRVEQPADRDVVQPYAGQLRAVERAHPDATVVSLAEPRDAGRSTVVSVTEADGSGREVFVDPWTAEVLGDLDPDTTVSGTAIRVHADLMAGRPGDLLVELGTCWAIVMTLSGYYLFVRGRRARRRGVASGRRGARLRSRHGAVGAVAGVGLLAMLVTGLPWTGVWGEQVQGLATRTGSSLWSTDHGAQSEPLSTLDESLPHSHAEVPWAQQRSEVPRSEPPSPGHADGSVAVANVDTAIEVAAAQGLRRPMTVALPGDESGTFSVIGYAFDAPSDERTVHVDQYGGTVRSSYGYDDYPALARVVSQGIGLHEGRSLGALSFVAAAAFCLAVLVLCVTGPLMWWRRRPSGRRTGAPRGRLPVRATPWLAVALVALGVFLPVFGVSLLLVLLLDRFVLRRVPALGRFFETT; this is encoded by the coding sequence ATGTCCGTCTCGACCCGTCCCGCCCTGCCCACCCCACCCGGCCCCCACGGGCCCTCCCGCGACCGGCCACCCCGACCGCAGCGGGGAGGGGGCGGCTGGTTCCGCGCCGTGTGGCGCTGGCACTTCTACGCCAGCTTCGTCGTCCTCCCGGTCCTGCTCGTGCTGGCCGTGACCGGGCTGGTCTACCTGTTCCGCTTCCAGCTCGAGCCCGCGCTGCACCCCGACCTGATGCGCGTCGAGCAGCCCGCCGACCGCGACGTCGTGCAGCCGTACGCCGGGCAGCTGCGGGCCGTCGAGCGGGCCCACCCCGACGCCACGGTGGTCTCCCTCGCCGAGCCGCGCGACGCCGGCCGCAGCACCGTCGTGTCCGTCACCGAGGCCGACGGCTCGGGCCGCGAGGTCTTCGTCGACCCCTGGACCGCCGAGGTGCTCGGCGACCTCGACCCCGACACCACGGTGAGCGGCACCGCCATCCGGGTGCACGCCGACCTGATGGCCGGCCGCCCGGGCGACCTGCTCGTGGAGCTCGGCACCTGCTGGGCGATCGTGATGACGCTGAGCGGCTACTACCTGTTCGTGCGCGGCCGTCGGGCGCGTCGCCGCGGGGTCGCGTCCGGGCGTCGTGGCGCACGGCTGCGCTCGCGGCACGGCGCGGTCGGCGCCGTCGCCGGGGTGGGGCTGCTCGCGATGCTGGTGACCGGCCTGCCCTGGACCGGGGTGTGGGGCGAGCAGGTGCAGGGCCTCGCGACGCGGACCGGGTCGTCGCTGTGGAGCACCGACCACGGGGCGCAGTCCGAGCCGCTGTCCACGCTCGACGAGTCGCTGCCGCACAGCCACGCCGAGGTGCCGTGGGCGCAGCAGCGCAGCGAGGTGCCGCGCTCCGAGCCGCCGTCGCCGGGCCACGCCGACGGGTCGGTCGCGGTCGCCAACGTCGACACCGCGATCGAGGTCGCCGCAGCGCAGGGGCTGCGACGTCCGATGACGGTGGCGCTGCCGGGCGACGAGTCCGGCACCTTCTCGGTGATCGGCTACGCCTTCGACGCGCCCAGCGACGAGCGCACGGTCCACGTCGACCAGTACGGCGGCACGGTGCGGTCGTCGTACGGCTACGACGACTACCCGGCGCTGGCCCGGGTGGTGTCCCAGGGGATCGGGCTGCACGAGGGCCGCAGCCTCGGGGCCCTCAGCTTCGTGGCCGCCGCGGCGTTCTGCCTGGCGGTCCTGGTGCTGTGCGTCACCGGGCCGCTGATGTGGTGGCGGCGCCGGCCCTCGGGTCGGCGCACGGGCGCGCCGCGCGGCCGGCTCCCGGTGCGGGCGACGCCCTGGTTGGCGGTGGCCCTGGTCGCGCTGGGGGTCTTCCTGCCCGTCTTCGGGGTCAGCCTGCTGCTGGTGCTGCTGCTCGACCGCTTCGTGCTGCGTCGGGTGCCGGCCCTGGGGAGGTTCTTCGAGACCACCTGA
- the mca gene encoding mycothiol conjugate amidase Mca, whose translation MLRLMHVHAHPDDESSKGAASTVKYVREGVDVHVVTCTGGERGSILNPKMERPDVLENITEIRRAEMDAAREILGVRQDWLGYVDSGWPEGDPKPPLPEGCFGLVDPEVAAEPLVRLIRELRPHVVTTYDENGGYPHPDHIMCHKISMVAFEAAGDPERYPEAGEPWQPLKLYYQHGFNRPRFVAIHEAMEAAGLESPFAERLQEWKVDPEHDARITTRVPCGEYFEVRDRALIAHATQIDPDGFFFKAPIEIQQRVWPTEEFELVTSHVETTLPEDDLFAGIRGRDDLD comes from the coding sequence ATGCTGCGCCTGATGCACGTGCACGCCCACCCCGACGACGAGTCGAGCAAGGGTGCTGCCTCGACGGTGAAGTACGTCCGCGAGGGGGTGGACGTCCACGTCGTCACCTGCACCGGCGGGGAGCGGGGCTCGATCCTCAACCCCAAGATGGAGCGCCCCGACGTCCTGGAGAACATCACCGAGATCCGGCGCGCGGAGATGGACGCCGCCCGCGAGATCCTCGGCGTGCGCCAGGACTGGCTCGGCTACGTCGACTCCGGGTGGCCCGAGGGCGACCCCAAGCCGCCGCTGCCCGAGGGGTGCTTCGGCCTGGTGGACCCCGAGGTGGCCGCCGAGCCGCTGGTCCGGCTGATCCGGGAGCTGCGCCCGCACGTCGTCACGACGTACGACGAGAACGGCGGCTACCCCCACCCGGACCACATCATGTGCCACAAGATCTCCATGGTGGCCTTCGAGGCGGCCGGCGACCCCGAGCGCTACCCCGAGGCGGGCGAGCCCTGGCAGCCGCTGAAGCTCTACTACCAGCACGGGTTCAACCGGCCCCGCTTCGTCGCGATCCACGAGGCCATGGAGGCCGCCGGGCTCGAGTCGCCCTTCGCCGAGCGGCTGCAGGAGTGGAAGGTCGACCCCGAGCACGACGCCCGGATCACCACCCGGGTGCCCTGCGGGGAGTACTTCGAGGTGCGCGACCGCGCGCTGATCGCCCACGCCACCCAGATCGACCCCGACGGCTTCTTCTTCAAGGCGCCGATCGAGATCCAGCAGCGGGTGTGGCCCACCGAGGAGTTCGAGCTCGTGACCTCCCACGTGGAGACCACGCTGCCCGAGGACGACCTGTTCGCCGGCATCCGCGGGCGCGACGACCTCGACTGA
- a CDS encoding DUF4307 domain-containing protein, translating into MSQSVPPSDPSREPSSGPALQDRYGRPRPGGRRGVVVVSGVVGLVALAWVAWAAWAQATPQVQSRMVTYDVVGVHRADARVTVELTDPSVRASCLVRAVAADRSVVGEQSFPVTGVEGRKGYRLQVRTERRATSVEMVGCTTPDQSRPR; encoded by the coding sequence GTGAGCCAGTCCGTCCCCCCGTCCGACCCGTCCCGCGAGCCGTCCTCCGGACCGGCGCTGCAGGACCGCTACGGCCGCCCCCGCCCGGGAGGCCGTCGCGGGGTGGTCGTCGTGTCGGGCGTGGTGGGCCTGGTCGCCCTGGCCTGGGTGGCCTGGGCCGCCTGGGCGCAGGCCACCCCGCAGGTGCAGTCGCGGATGGTGACCTACGACGTCGTCGGCGTGCACCGGGCCGACGCCCGCGTCACCGTCGAGCTCACCGACCCCTCGGTCCGCGCCTCGTGCCTGGTGCGCGCCGTCGCCGCCGACCGCAGCGTCGTGGGCGAGCAGAGCTTCCCGGTCACGGGGGTCGAGGGACGCAAGGGCTACCGGCTCCAGGTCCGCACCGAGCGCCGCGCGACGTCCGTGGAGATGGTCGGCTGCACCACCCCCGACCAATCCCGCCCCCGCTGA